Genomic window (Lycium barbarum isolate Lr01 chromosome 2, ASM1917538v2, whole genome shotgun sequence):
TTTTCAGCAGTTCCAAGCAGCAAATTACTTGATAAACACTGAAAGATAGTATAGAAGATACAGAAAGAGATAGAGAGGCAAGGAAGGGTATGAAATTCAAATGGCAACAACAGCGTTAAAGATTCTTCAAAATATGATTTCAAGTAATTATGTACAAAGAAACACGAAATGTACAAAATATGTTTAGAGGATCATATTTTTGTCTAATCTTTAGCTGCAACATTCTTTGGTTCTTCAGTTTCTCTCTCCCATTTCTGGTGTGGTCCTTGAGACAACATACAAGAATCAATGATATCAACTTTGGCATCTTATTTGGCATTTGCACCATTCTGGTGCTTCGCATTCAATCGCTTTTCCACTGGAACTATTGCACTTCCAAGCAACCACGCCCCGCTGTTTAAAGCGCACCAAACAAAAGCGAAGACGAAATTTAGAAGCCAGGAGAACATACTGAAGGTAACAACAACTTGGCACTACAACACATTATGTGAGACATGCAAGATACTTGAATTTCAATTACAACGGCGTACCACGTGAAACTTTTTATCTGTTCTAATCTTTGATTGTGCGTTATAAACCACCAAAATTCAACAAAACCGAACATCCTCCTCCCTTCATGTAAGTTGTAACAATGATTGCAAGCTTAAAGAGAACGTTAAGCCACAATTACTATGAATTCCCTTTGGTAATCAACTAATTACATGACCAGCTCGAAAAGCCTTGAGGCGGCAAAAACTAGAGGGTCTTTGCCTTCAGGGATTCACTAATACAAAATATGGACACCGATTATCTTTGGATATTAAAACTGAAGTGGAGGGGGAAAAGGAGTGTTAAAATCTCTCATCAAGGCAAAGCCTTCCCATGTAAAAAGGATACTCGAATCTAACTCACAGACGACCAAAAACAAGATTTTAGATTAAAAGGTTCAATACAAGTGACAAAGTTATAGAGTGAACTGATAAAAGTTTCCTCCTCGTTATCATAATAATTGTGAAAGACTACGTAATAAACTTGTTTGTAAATTTGAACTTGTGCAAGGAAAGAGGTAAGACCCAAACCTGGAAGACAAGTCATTCACAAGCAATTTTAGTGTCAAAGCTGCTAAGGCATATGGAGAATGCCTGGAATGCTGATAGTGGGTAGCGGTAATCCATTGTAAACATGTCCTTCCCTACTTTACCAAACTGCAAAATAACCTTCTCGTGTTCTGGTCCAGCCACCATACCATTCTCTGGAGAAGCCACCAACTGAAAGTTCTTCACGGAGGCGACAGTAACCCGACCATGAAAGTTCAAACACCAGCATTGGAGCTGCTCATGCCATCTGGGAGCCTTATTTTTCAGAACCAGTGAACCTTCTCTTTGAGTTTCTATAGGCCCGGATGAAGAGCGACTTGATTTGGATCGAAGACATCGACTTGGAAGAGAGGAACCCGAACCAGTATTGCCCATTAGAAAATCAACCTGGGTGGGAGCTATACCTCCAGGTTTAATGGCAGAAGCTGGGATAGCATCCATCACACAATGCATTCTTCTTGGCCCCCTGCTAGTTACATAACATGATTCACCTATCATTAGTAACCATTACTAGAAGAGGAAAATTGAAAAATTTAGTCCATAGTGCAAAGATATTTTGCAAGAAAATCAAAGCCTCACCTGGCTCCAAGTACATTCAACTCGTATGAAATATGAGCAACTTCATATGTTCCACCAGGCACTCTAGGATTCATTTGTTTTGAGCCCACAAGCCTGGTGGAACGGCTCTTCACCAGTTTGGCTCCAGCGTAAGGTAGAATAGAATCGTATACGGTAAACTTGGTTCCAAGGAAATTTGATCTAGGCAAAAGGAAAAACAATCCTTAAACACCGTCTAAGCTCTACCACTCACCCTATCAGCAGCAATAAGCAAGCCATACCTTAATTTGCCGATACAAGTGCCACCTCCCTTTGACATTTCATCTGCATCCAGTGATATAGTGTATTCAGTGCAGGTGGGCCTCCTGTACTTCCGAGCAGCAAGAAGAAACTTGCCATCATCAGCCAAGGCTGCCACAATAAACAACAATGTCAGATGATTCAAAACTTGAGGATGAGTTCTAGCTGAATACAACATCATGCTTCCTTCCACACAACCCCTCGTTTGAAAGGATAAAACTTCAAAAAATTAAAGGCCCAGATTCTTAAACAATAAATGCTCACCTTGAGTCAAACTGAGGTATAGATGATATGTCTGTGTTGCCTGGTTTCGCTTTATAAAGCACTGAAGGAGTGTGTCCCGTGGACCAGGCTGCAAAAATAGGGAATACTACTAAGAATACATGAAACAAAGATAAAAGTAATAATGAACTTCATATTTTCCTCAAAATTACACAGCAATTAGACAGTATGACTCATATCCAGTAAATACAGTGGTCCAAAAACTATCATAGTTGCAGAAAAATAAAACTTGGAAGAGTTGTTTAGAAAAATCATCAAGAAGATAGAATAGAGGCCAccaaaaacatggaaaatgaaCCAAAGAGTTGCCTAGTGCCTAAAATTTATCATTTCAATGGCTTCCTAAATCTTCAATCAAGCTCAACCTAAACCAAAGCCAATCTTGAACTTCAAAATCAAGCTATAGAACAAATAACAAatctaatagcctgtttggccaagcttataaaatcagcttattttaaaaagtacttttgataaaaaaacaatttgtgtttggctaattaatttaaaaagcacttttaaacagtaattagtgtttggctagacttttaaaaagtgcttctatgtgctcaaaaatacttttcaaaaaaataattttgagcagaagcttctgaaaaactgttctGTTACTCCCTAGAACCACTTATTTCCTCCCAAACGCTTGaacaaacacctcacttttttttcaaagcacttatttacttattgaaataagTGCTttcaggagaaaaaaaaaataagattggccaaacaggctattaagtCTTGAAGAAATGAAACAAAACCACTTAAACAAGAAAACTCCAAATCAAATCAACACCATAACCAACAAAATTACTTCTAAAATGAGACTACCTCAAATCCAAATGCAAATCAGAAACAAAATCACTTGAAAAGTGGATTCTTTACCTGTTTGACAGAAATAGGGAAAGTTAACTTGCCAGAAACTTCAGGAGTCTTAACCAACTCCTTCATAATGTCTCTCCAGCTCCTACAAACTCCAGCACAAGACACTACATTTTTTCTCAAAGGCCATTTAGATTCAGTATCTTCAATCCTTACAAGTACCTCTCTCAATAACTCTGAAGGCAAATTAGCCCAATAGCTCTCTATAAACACTTCATCAATCTCAATTCCTTCAGTT
Coding sequences:
- the LOC132626855 gene encoding tubby-like F-box protein 3 isoform X2 codes for the protein MKWGYGSKSRCRHSSVVAVAEETEGIEIDEVFIESYWANLPSELLREVLVRIEDTESKWPLRKNVVSCAGVCRSWRDIMKELVKTPEVSGKLTFPISVKQPGPRDTLLQCFIKRNQATQTYHLYLSLTQALADDGKFLLAARKYRRPTCTEYTISLDADEMSKGGGTCIGKLRSNFLGTKFTVYDSILPYAGAKLVKSRSTRLVGSKQMNPRVPGGTYEVAHISYELNVLGARGPRRMHCVMDAIPASAIKPGGIAPTQVDFLMGNTGSGSSLPSRCLRSKSSRSSSGPIETQREGSLVLKNKAPRWHEQLQCWCLNFHGRVTVASVKNFQLVASPENGMVAGPEHEKVILQFGKVGKDMFTMDYRYPLSAFQAFSICLSSFDTKIACE
- the LOC132626855 gene encoding tubby-like F-box protein 3 isoform X1, giving the protein MKWGYGSKSRCRHSSVVAVAEETEGIEIDEVFIESYWANLPSELLREVLVRIEDTESKWPLRKNVVSCAGVCRSWRDIMKELVKTPEVSGKLTFPISVKQPGPRDTLLQCFIKRNQATQTYHLYLSLTQALADDGKFLLAARKYRRPTCTEYTISLDADEMSKGGGTCIGKLRSNFLGTKFTVYDSILPYAGAKLVKSRSTRLVGSKQMNPRVPGGTYEVAHISYELNVLGASRGPRRMHCVMDAIPASAIKPGGIAPTQVDFLMGNTGSGSSLPSRCLRSKSSRSSSGPIETQREGSLVLKNKAPRWHEQLQCWCLNFHGRVTVASVKNFQLVASPENGMVAGPEHEKVILQFGKVGKDMFTMDYRYPLSAFQAFSICLSSFDTKIACE